In one Steroidobacteraceae bacterium genomic region, the following are encoded:
- the uvrC gene encoding excinuclease ABC subunit UvrC, whose product MAAALREQVRLLPRRPGIYRMYGDDGELLYVGKARRLRDRVMSYFSPRQLAPKVALMVAQVERLEFTLVNSDVEALILEYNLIKEHRPRYNIILRDDKSFPFIHLTSAHPYPRLQFYRGARDEPGRYFGPYPNSYAVRQTLGQVQKMFRIRNCRDSYFANRSRPCLQHQINRCSAPCVGLIGDEQYRKDVANAVKVLEGRSEELRKDLVERMENASEQLDYETAAQLRDQLVALKDIQAEQVVSSGSARDVDVCALLEDGGDLAICIMVIRGGRNLGTNTFFPRAGLDNGEEALGAFLLQYYDRVAAPPEVILNREPGAADALAAVLTQHAGHTVSIRTARRGLLQRWTALALQNARSQLELRRQKSGASSAALAALASALHLAESPARIECYDISHTQGEGTVGSCVLFGPTGPMKDQYRRYALSGRVAAGDDYAAMREVLVRRYRRVAAGEYPPADLLLIDGGAGQLRQAREALAECGFADLPVLGIAKGPERRAGHETYFLGSASGGIELQSAAVRQLLQRIRDEAHRFAIAGHRRRRARRFNESILETVPGLGPAKRRQILRHFGGLQGVLRAGEDDLRKVEGIGPVLAKNLYDHLHPGR is encoded by the coding sequence GTGGCAGCCGCGTTGCGCGAACAGGTGCGACTGCTGCCGCGCCGACCCGGTATCTACCGGATGTATGGCGACGATGGTGAATTGCTCTATGTCGGTAAGGCGCGCAGGTTGCGCGATCGTGTCATGAGTTACTTCAGTCCACGCCAGCTCGCTCCAAAGGTTGCGTTGATGGTCGCGCAGGTCGAGCGTCTCGAGTTCACGTTGGTCAATTCGGATGTCGAGGCTCTGATCCTCGAATACAACCTGATCAAAGAACATCGGCCGCGCTACAACATCATCCTGCGCGATGACAAGAGTTTTCCATTCATTCACCTGACCAGCGCCCACCCCTATCCGCGCTTGCAGTTCTATCGCGGTGCCCGCGATGAGCCTGGCCGATATTTCGGTCCCTACCCAAATTCCTACGCGGTGCGCCAGACGCTTGGTCAGGTGCAGAAGATGTTTCGAATCCGCAATTGCCGCGACAGCTATTTCGCGAACCGTAGCCGGCCATGCCTGCAGCACCAGATCAATCGCTGTTCCGCGCCATGTGTCGGCCTGATCGGCGACGAGCAGTATCGCAAGGACGTCGCGAACGCAGTCAAAGTGCTCGAGGGCCGCAGTGAAGAATTGCGCAAGGATCTGGTCGAACGCATGGAAAACGCATCGGAACAGCTGGATTATGAAACCGCTGCGCAATTGCGCGACCAGCTTGTTGCGCTCAAAGACATACAGGCCGAGCAGGTAGTCTCATCTGGCAGTGCTCGTGACGTGGATGTCTGCGCATTGCTCGAAGATGGGGGGGATCTGGCCATATGCATCATGGTGATACGCGGAGGTCGAAACCTCGGAACCAACACCTTCTTTCCGCGCGCTGGCCTTGATAACGGCGAGGAAGCGCTGGGTGCGTTCCTGCTCCAGTACTACGATCGCGTTGCGGCGCCGCCCGAGGTCATACTGAATCGCGAACCAGGCGCTGCCGATGCCCTGGCTGCGGTGCTGACCCAGCACGCCGGTCATACAGTCTCAATACGAACGGCTCGTCGAGGCCTCTTGCAGCGCTGGACTGCGCTCGCCCTGCAGAACGCTCGTTCTCAATTGGAGCTGAGGCGGCAGAAGAGCGGCGCATCGTCGGCCGCGCTCGCAGCGCTCGCGTCTGCGCTGCATCTCGCCGAATCACCTGCACGCATCGAGTGCTACGACATCAGCCACACGCAAGGTGAAGGAACTGTTGGATCATGTGTCCTCTTCGGACCCACCGGTCCAATGAAGGACCAATACCGTCGTTATGCACTGTCGGGGCGCGTCGCCGCGGGTGATGATTACGCCGCCATGCGTGAGGTGCTGGTGCGCCGATACCGGCGCGTTGCGGCCGGGGAGTATCCGCCCGCCGATCTGCTTCTGATTGATGGCGGTGCCGGCCAGCTGCGCCAGGCGCGCGAGGCACTTGCGGAATGTGGATTTGCCGACCTCCCGGTGCTTGGCATCGCCAAGGGCCCGGAGCGCCGGGCCGGTCACGAAACCTACTTCCTTGGATCCGCGTCTGGTGGCATCGAACTGCAGTCGGCGGCTGTCAGGCAATTGTTGCAACGCATTCGCGATGAGGCCCATCGATTCGCGATTGCCGGCCACCGCCGTCGTCGGGCGCGGCGATTCAATGAGTCCATCCTTGAAACGGTCCCTGGCCTTGGACCCGCCAAGCGGCGGCAGATTCTGCGTCATTTCGGCGGACTGCAGGGCGTGTTGCGGGCGGGCGAGGATGACCTGCGCAAGGTTGAGGGGATAGGCCCGGTTCTCGCGAAGAACCTGTATGATCATCTGCACCCCGGCCGGTGA
- the icd gene encoding NADP-dependent isocitrate dehydrogenase — MHYDHIKVPEKGERIVVRPDGDLSVPASPIIPFIEGDGIGIDVTPAMHAVVDAAMARAYSGSRKIHWMEIYAGEKANRIYGSWFPTETLQALREFVVSIKGPLTTPVGEGIRSLNVAMRQELDLYACVRPIRYFPGVSSPMQDASQTDMVVFRENTEDIYAGIEYPAGSVKVQKLINFLRDELGATQIRFPGSSGIGIKPVSKEGSQRLIRKAIQYAVDNDRVSVTLVHKGNIMKYTEGAFRNWGYQLAKDEFGAEPLDGGPWLQFMNSRTNRPIVVKDVIADNFLQQVLLRPEEYDVIATLNLNGDYISDALAAQVGGIGIAPGGNIGHGIAVFEATHGTAPGFAGKDRVNPGSLILSAEMMLRYLGMTEAADLIVKGVANTIAAKELTYDLARLREGIRARKLDIAGRRNVEDDLQRLVPGATLMSCSGFAAAVVRHMDD, encoded by the coding sequence ATGCATTACGATCACATCAAGGTGCCCGAGAAGGGCGAGCGGATCGTCGTCAGGCCGGATGGCGACCTCAGCGTTCCCGCGAGCCCGATCATTCCATTCATCGAAGGCGACGGCATCGGCATCGATGTTACCCCGGCAATGCATGCGGTGGTCGATGCAGCCATGGCGCGTGCCTACAGTGGATCACGCAAGATCCACTGGATGGAGATTTACGCAGGCGAGAAGGCCAACAGGATCTATGGCAGCTGGTTCCCCACCGAAACCCTGCAGGCGCTTCGTGAATTTGTCGTCTCGATCAAGGGTCCGCTGACGACGCCCGTAGGGGAGGGAATACGATCGCTCAACGTTGCCATGCGCCAGGAGCTCGATCTATACGCCTGTGTCCGGCCTATTCGCTATTTTCCCGGTGTATCGAGTCCGATGCAGGATGCAAGCCAGACCGACATGGTGGTTTTTCGCGAGAATACTGAAGACATCTATGCGGGTATCGAGTACCCGGCCGGTTCGGTCAAGGTGCAGAAGCTGATCAACTTTCTGCGCGATGAGCTGGGTGCCACCCAGATCCGGTTTCCAGGAAGTTCGGGGATTGGCATCAAGCCCGTCTCGAAGGAGGGCAGTCAGCGCCTCATACGCAAGGCGATCCAGTATGCGGTGGATAACGATCGCGTATCCGTGACCCTTGTGCACAAGGGCAATATCATGAAATACACCGAAGGTGCGTTTCGCAACTGGGGTTACCAGCTCGCCAAGGACGAGTTCGGTGCCGAGCCGCTCGATGGCGGACCGTGGTTGCAGTTCATGAATTCGCGCACCAATCGGCCGATCGTCGTCAAGGACGTCATCGCCGACAATTTTCTGCAGCAGGTTCTGTTGCGACCGGAAGAGTATGACGTCATCGCAACCTTGAACCTGAACGGCGATTACATATCCGACGCTCTTGCCGCCCAGGTTGGCGGTATTGGCATCGCCCCGGGCGGCAATATCGGGCATGGGATCGCCGTTTTCGAGGCGACGCATGGCACGGCGCCTGGCTTTGCCGGCAAGGATCGGGTGAACCCTGGTTCGCTGATTCTTTCCGCCGAAATGATGCTCCGCTACCTTGGCATGACGGAGGCGGCGGATCTGATCGTCAAGGGTGTTGCCAACACCATCGCCGCAAAAGAGCTCACCTACGACCTGGCGCGACTGCGTGAGGGAATCCGCGCGCGTAAGCTCGACATCGCGGGCCGCAGGAATGTCGAAGACGATCTGCAGCGTTTGGTTCCAGGGGCCACGCTGATGAGTTGCTCCGGATTTGCTGCTGCTGTCGTGCGGCACATGGACGATTGA
- a CDS encoding uracil-DNA glycosylase, whose translation MADYLAGVRGQHPLYYAKPVPPFGDLDAPLLIVGLAPGMHGANRTGRPFTGDFAGILLYQTLAELGLGTQPASVAANDDLKLLGVRITNAVRCLPPQNKPTPAEIRECNGFLRAEIQAMTRLRAIVALGRIAHDAVLDAVGHRRAAAVFAHGAQHALAQAPALFDSYHCSRYNTQTRRLTAPMFKEVLAAAARCAQLVAGANADGG comes from the coding sequence TTGGCCGATTATCTGGCCGGCGTGCGCGGCCAGCACCCGCTCTATTACGCAAAACCGGTACCGCCATTCGGCGATCTCGATGCGCCGTTGCTCATCGTCGGGCTTGCGCCCGGCATGCATGGTGCGAATCGGACCGGGCGGCCATTCACCGGTGACTTCGCCGGAATTCTGCTCTACCAAACCCTCGCGGAGCTCGGACTGGGTACCCAGCCAGCGTCTGTTGCGGCGAACGATGATCTGAAACTCCTGGGCGTGCGAATTACCAACGCGGTGCGCTGCCTGCCGCCGCAGAACAAACCGACTCCGGCCGAGATTCGCGAGTGCAACGGCTTCTTGCGCGCCGAGATTCAAGCCATGACCCGCTTGCGGGCAATCGTGGCGCTCGGGCGAATTGCGCACGATGCGGTCCTGGACGCTGTCGGCCATAGACGCGCTGCGGCCGTTTTTGCGCACGGCGCGCAGCATGCTCTGGCACAGGCGCCAGCTTTGTTCGATAGCTACCATTGCAGCCGGTACAACACCCAGACGAGACGGCTGACAGCCCCAATGTTCAAGGAGGTCCTGGCGGCGGCTGCGCGTTGCGCCCAGCTTGTCGCCGGCGCCAACGCAGATGGCGGCTAA
- a CDS encoding 3-deoxy-7-phosphoheptulonate synthase class II — MTRNTNHSEWHPASWQARVALQQPRYADPDALQAVVGALSRLPPLVVSWEVENLRREIAAAQRGERFVLHGGDCAETLEDCESDVIVRKLKILLQMSLVLMQSGRCPVVRIARIAGQYAKPRSAETETRDGLTLPAFRGAIVNRAPFDAASREPDPQLLLRGYERAALTLNFIRALIDGGFADLHHPEYWDLGFVSHSEQRIEYQKIVAAIADSLEFLESVTRKQVHETARAEFFASHEGLLLHYEQAQTRFNARGKCWYNLSTHLPWIGMRTAQLGGAHVEYFRGIANPIAVKVGSAMDAEWLQQLVTVLNPNNVPGRLTLIHRYGAGQIADNLPAAIEAVRATGQTVLWVCDPMHGNTETTAGGYKTRRFQNILSELEQAFEIHRACGSRLGGVHIELTGDDVTECTGGARGLSDADLKRAYRSTVDPRLNYEQALELALRIGRHLRETAPGRSAAYD, encoded by the coding sequence ATGACCCGAAATACCAATCATTCCGAGTGGCACCCGGCCAGCTGGCAGGCGCGCGTGGCTCTTCAGCAACCGCGGTACGCCGACCCGGATGCGCTGCAGGCCGTCGTCGGGGCACTGTCCCGGTTGCCACCGCTGGTCGTCAGTTGGGAGGTTGAGAACCTGCGCCGGGAGATCGCTGCCGCGCAGCGTGGCGAGCGCTTCGTCCTGCACGGGGGCGACTGCGCCGAGACGCTCGAGGACTGCGAATCCGACGTCATCGTGCGCAAGTTGAAGATACTCCTGCAGATGAGCCTCGTGCTGATGCAGTCCGGCCGCTGCCCGGTCGTGCGCATTGCGCGCATCGCCGGGCAATACGCAAAGCCGCGATCGGCAGAGACCGAAACCCGCGACGGACTGACCCTGCCGGCGTTTCGCGGCGCGATCGTCAACCGCGCTCCTTTCGATGCAGCGTCGCGTGAACCTGATCCGCAATTGTTGCTGCGTGGTTATGAGCGCGCGGCACTCACCCTGAATTTCATTCGCGCACTCATCGACGGTGGCTTCGCCGACCTTCATCACCCGGAGTACTGGGACCTCGGTTTCGTATCGCACTCCGAGCAACGAATCGAGTACCAGAAGATCGTCGCGGCCATCGCCGATAGCCTGGAATTCCTGGAGTCGGTCACGCGCAAGCAGGTGCATGAGACAGCGCGCGCGGAGTTCTTTGCGAGCCATGAGGGCTTGTTGCTCCATTACGAGCAGGCACAAACGCGCTTCAATGCGCGCGGCAAGTGCTGGTACAACCTTTCCACGCATCTGCCGTGGATTGGGATGCGCACCGCACAACTCGGCGGCGCGCACGTCGAATATTTTCGCGGTATTGCCAATCCAATCGCGGTCAAAGTCGGCTCGGCAATGGATGCCGAGTGGCTGCAGCAGCTCGTGACGGTGCTCAATCCAAACAACGTACCGGGTCGACTCACGTTGATTCATCGCTATGGCGCGGGCCAGATCGCAGACAATCTCCCGGCTGCCATCGAAGCCGTGCGTGCCACCGGGCAGACAGTGCTCTGGGTCTGCGATCCGATGCACGGCAATACCGAAACGACAGCCGGTGGTTACAAGACCCGGCGATTCCAGAACATCCTGAGTGAGCTCGAGCAGGCGTTCGAAATCCACCGCGCGTGCGGATCGCGGCTGGGCGGGGTGCATATCGAGCTGACGGGGGATGACGTTACCGAGTGCACGGGAGGTGCGCGCGGGCTTTCGGACGCCGATCTCAAACGCGCCTATCGTTCCACCGTGGACCCTCGGCTTAACTACGAGCAGGCCCTGGAGCTCGCCCTGCGAATTGGTCGCCATTTGCGAGAAACCGCTCCGGGTCGATCCGCAGCATACGACTGA